In Larimichthys crocea isolate SSNF chromosome VI, L_crocea_2.0, whole genome shotgun sequence, one genomic interval encodes:
- the asip1 gene encoding agouti signaling protein 1, which produces MHAFLLLGCFVLAATEYLLGSAHMIPDERLSTNRVVVANALSQSLAVDPPPVVIVELPKSAKKDKKPKKPKKNKFGVKKRPPPPANCIAMGASCKSPGSVCCDFCGFCQCRLFRTVCYCRMGNPRC; this is translated from the exons ATGCATGCCTTCCTGTTGCTTGGCTGCTTTGTCCTCGCTGCGACGGAGTACTTACTTGGATCTGCCCATATGATCCCCGATGAGAGACTCTCCACTAATCGGGTCGTTGTAGCTAACGCTCTGTCTCAAAGCCTTGCGGTAGACCCACCTCCTGTAGTTATTGTAG agtTGCCTAAATCAGCAAAGAAGGACAAGAAaccaaagaaaccaaaaaag aaCAAATTTGGTGTGAAGAAgcgccctcctcctcccgcaAACTGCATCGCCATGGGGGCAAGCTGTAAATCTCCAGGcagtgtgtgctgtgatttctgtggcttctgtCAGTGTCGGCTCTTCAGAACTGTCTGTTACTGCAGAATGGGCAACCCCCGCTGCTGA